A single Candidatus Bathyarchaeum sp. DNA region contains:
- a CDS encoding RtcB family protein, whose translation MRVPGIVFADDQLMEKMKQDRTLNQCSNVAHLPGIYKNAITLPDGHEGYGFPIGGVAATDYEEGVISPGGVGYDINCGVRLLTTNISEKEIRPYLGNLTGAIFQNVPCGLGSSRKDFKLNMHELEHLITEGVSWAVEKGLGRPEDIQHCEEKGCMKGADPDKVSARAKQRGLPQSGTLGSGNHFLEIGKVDKIYDKKAAKTCGVTHEGQVTVLIHCGSRGLGHQTCSDYLRVMERAVQKYKISLPDRELACAPATSEEAQDYYKAMACAVNYAFVNRQVITHWVRQSFEEILKRSADDLGLDLVYDVAHNIAKIEEHNIEGKRTKVLTHRKGATRCFPPEHKDVPADYQQIGQPVIIPGSMGTSSWLLAGTQKAMELSFGSTAHGAGRMMSRSAAKRRFWGGDIRQGLEGRGIVVRSASPAVLAEEADMAYKNVDNVVEVSHNAGIATKVARLVPLGVVKG comes from the coding sequence ATGCGTGTTCCAGGAATAGTTTTTGCTGACGACCAACTTATGGAAAAAATGAAACAGGACCGGACATTGAATCAATGTTCAAATGTTGCTCATCTTCCAGGAATTTACAAAAATGCAATAACGTTACCTGACGGACACGAAGGTTATGGTTTTCCCATAGGGGGAGTTGCCGCTACAGATTATGAAGAAGGGGTAATCAGTCCTGGAGGCGTAGGATACGACATCAATTGTGGAGTACGTTTGTTAACCACAAACATTTCTGAAAAGGAAATCCGACCCTATTTAGGCAACCTAACTGGTGCGATTTTCCAAAATGTTCCCTGTGGTTTGGGTAGTAGCCGCAAAGACTTCAAATTGAACATGCACGAACTTGAACACCTAATAACAGAGGGCGTCTCTTGGGCAGTAGAAAAGGGGCTAGGCAGACCTGAAGACATCCAACACTGTGAAGAAAAAGGTTGCATGAAAGGAGCAGACCCAGACAAAGTTTCGGCACGAGCTAAACAAAGAGGTCTTCCTCAGAGTGGAACTTTGGGTTCGGGAAATCACTTTTTAGAAATCGGAAAAGTTGACAAAATCTACGACAAAAAAGCAGCAAAAACTTGTGGAGTGACCCATGAAGGACAGGTTACGGTTTTAATTCACTGTGGTTCACGTGGATTAGGTCATCAAACTTGTTCAGATTATTTGCGGGTCATGGAGCGGGCTGTCCAAAAATACAAAATTTCCTTGCCTGACCGAGAACTAGCCTGTGCCCCAGCAACAAGTGAAGAAGCCCAAGATTACTACAAAGCAATGGCGTGTGCAGTCAATTATGCTTTTGTTAATCGTCAGGTTATTACTCATTGGGTGCGTCAAAGTTTTGAAGAGATTCTAAAACGTTCAGCTGATGACCTAGGTTTAGATCTGGTTTATGATGTTGCACATAACATCGCAAAAATTGAGGAACATAACATAGAAGGCAAACGTACAAAAGTTTTGACTCACCGAAAAGGTGCAACCCGTTGTTTCCCTCCTGAGCACAAAGATGTTCCTGCAGATTATCAGCAAATTGGACAACCTGTTATTATTCCTGGAAGTATGGGAACTAGTTCTTGGTTGTTAGCTGGAACCCAAAAAGCTATGGAACTTTCTTTTGGTTCTACGGCTCATGGTGCGGGACGCATGATGAGCCGCTCAGCTGCGAAACGAAGATTCTGGGGTGGCGACATACGACAAGGATTGGAAGGCAGAGGAATTGTTGTTAGGTCTGCTAGTCCTGCTGTTTTGGCAGAAGAAGCAGATATGGCATACAAGAACGTAGACAACGTCGTAGAAGTTAGTCATAATGCAGGAATTGCTACCAAAGTTGCTCGTTTAGTTCCTTTGGGCGTGGTTAAAGGATAA
- a CDS encoding MBL fold metallo-hydrolase produces MNVKCFKVGYLSTNCYVVSCEGTKQAAIIDPGLELDAEAEPILDYIKQNGLKIKYIINTHGHPDHISGNLIMKQATGASILIHENHSGRANPDKKLSDGDVINIGNYKLVVLHTPGHTKSGISLLGDGIVFTGDTLFAGSVGRTDFPGGSFKELITSIKTKLMPLPDNFKVYPGHEAFSTIGDEKKYNPYLQN; encoded by the coding sequence ATGAACGTGAAATGTTTCAAGGTTGGATACTTGTCTACTAACTGCTACGTTGTAAGCTGTGAAGGAACCAAACAAGCAGCAATCATTGACCCTGGACTAGAACTCGACGCAGAAGCCGAACCTATTCTAGATTACATCAAACAAAATGGTCTAAAAATAAAATACATAATAAACACTCACGGACACCCCGACCACATTTCAGGAAACCTGATAATGAAACAAGCAACAGGAGCCTCCATTCTAATTCATGAAAACCACTCAGGACGGGCTAATCCTGACAAAAAACTCAGCGACGGCGACGTAATTAACATCGGCAACTACAAACTAGTTGTGTTACACACCCCCGGGCATACAAAAAGTGGGATATCCCTTCTAGGCGACGGAATAGTTTTCACGGGTGACACTTTATTTGCAGGCTCAGTTGGGAGAACAGACTTTCCAGGTGGCTCATTTAAAGAATTGATAACTTCAATCAAAACCAAACTCATGCCCTTGCCCGACAACTTCAAAGTATATCCTGGACATGAGGCATTCTCCACAATTGGTGACGAAAAAAAATACAACCCATACCTGCAAAACTAA
- a CDS encoding DNA-3-methyladenine glycosylase 2 family protein — MEIKLNPTKTPFSLEHTLDCGQLFRWQKLGDWWYGIVADKVIKIKQENDKLSFQFFPQTENNGFLENYLRLDDNLPKIFSEVSKDDYIKRAINKFYGLRLIRQEPWECLASYICATFKGIPAIKKMINNISRCFGNKITFDGYCFYTFPKPEQLVQACSKDMRECGLGFRAERILETAKRINNGELDLENLKHLDYSHAKKELLQLPGVGHKVADCVLLFSLEKLESFPIDVWMKRAATQLYAKHFDPEFIKRVANKASITSKEYETIGLFGREYFGKYVGYAQEYLFHYLRTQKC, encoded by the coding sequence ATGGAAATTAAGCTGAATCCCACAAAAACGCCCTTCAGCTTAGAACACACACTTGATTGTGGACAATTATTCAGATGGCAAAAACTCGGCGACTGGTGGTATGGCATAGTTGCAGATAAGGTCATAAAAATAAAACAAGAAAACGACAAATTGTCCTTCCAGTTTTTTCCTCAAACAGAAAATAATGGTTTTCTAGAAAACTACCTAAGATTAGACGATAACCTCCCAAAAATTTTTTCAGAAGTATCCAAAGACGATTACATCAAACGAGCAATCAACAAATTTTACGGACTGCGACTAATCCGACAAGAACCTTGGGAATGTCTTGCCTCTTACATTTGTGCAACCTTCAAAGGGATTCCAGCAATCAAAAAAATGATCAACAATATCTCTAGATGTTTTGGAAATAAAATAACCTTTGATGGCTACTGCTTCTACACCTTTCCCAAACCAGAACAATTAGTTCAAGCATGCTCCAAAGACATGCGCGAGTGCGGACTAGGCTTTAGAGCTGAACGCATACTTGAAACCGCCAAACGAATCAACAACGGCGAACTAGATTTGGAAAATCTGAAACATTTGGATTATTCTCACGCAAAAAAAGAACTGTTACAATTACCTGGCGTTGGACATAAGGTAGCAGACTGTGTTTTATTATTTTCTTTAGAAAAACTTGAATCTTTTCCTATAGATGTCTGGATGAAGCGAGCAGCCACACAATTATATGCTAAACATTTTGACCCCGAATTCATCAAACGGGTAGCAAATAAAGCCTCAATTACATCAAAAGAATATGAAACCATAGGGTTATTTGGTCGTGAATATTTTGGAAAATATGTTGGGTATGCTCAAGAGTACCTTTTTCATTATTTGAGAACCCAAAAATGTTAA